In Sebaldella termitidis ATCC 33386, one DNA window encodes the following:
- a CDS encoding lipopolysaccharide biosynthesis protein, with protein MDRKNLLKGTLVYSLSNVITKAGSIVFLPIMTRILTVEEYGIIGTLAPVTTFLTVILGLGIYNAQMKQYVVLKDDKKELGSYLFSSNFLLIIINAAFLLFLMTSVSESVFSRIPGLDKITYSPYVILSAAIATVNVFNILAIRFFRMQKKYTQVALGSLLSFFSNYMLAIFFISRMKLGVTGYLAANLAAVLLLFLYYAKGYFSNFRLPVRARYIKYSLKNGIPLVFIELTDQVVNLSDRLVLLMFLDFKIVGYYTLAYTGGRVLSVVTGSFIDSWTPEFYEIMCSDREDKNVTGILEEFIAILTVVCVFAQIFSPELIMMIFPAKFYNAIEFMPVILPAVVIQAFYCLDYFFHFHEESWYIIFLTLFCMIFNLVFNFLLIPVFGALTAAWTTLVAFLLRAVLEMILIRKKYNVRFNYKKLILYLIIMVNPVIIYLGSADISLVKFLIKLGYLLVVLKLVVNRRVYSKILNILNKIRRKFQR; from the coding sequence GTGGACAGAAAAAATTTATTAAAAGGGACTTTGGTTTACTCACTTTCCAATGTAATAACCAAAGCCGGCTCAATAGTCTTTCTTCCCATAATGACCAGAATTCTTACCGTGGAGGAATACGGAATAATAGGTACTCTGGCACCTGTGACTACATTTCTTACTGTAATTCTGGGACTTGGGATTTATAATGCACAGATGAAACAATATGTGGTTTTGAAAGATGATAAAAAAGAACTGGGAAGCTATCTTTTTTCTTCGAATTTTCTGCTTATTATAATTAATGCAGCATTTTTACTGTTTTTAATGACAAGTGTTTCAGAATCAGTTTTTTCAAGGATTCCGGGACTGGATAAAATAACATACAGTCCTTATGTGATACTTTCAGCAGCAATAGCAACAGTAAATGTATTTAATATTCTTGCCATAAGATTTTTCAGAATGCAGAAAAAATATACTCAGGTAGCTCTGGGCAGCCTGCTTAGTTTTTTCTCAAACTATATGCTTGCTATTTTTTTTATAAGCAGGATGAAGCTTGGGGTGACAGGTTATCTTGCAGCTAATCTTGCAGCTGTTTTGCTTTTGTTTTTATACTATGCCAAAGGATATTTTTCTAATTTCAGGCTTCCGGTAAGGGCAAGGTATATAAAGTATTCGCTGAAAAACGGGATACCTCTGGTTTTTATAGAGCTTACGGATCAGGTAGTGAATTTAAGCGACAGACTTGTGCTTCTGATGTTTCTGGACTTTAAGATAGTAGGTTATTATACGCTAGCTTATACCGGAGGAAGAGTCCTTTCTGTAGTAACAGGTTCATTTATTGACAGCTGGACTCCTGAATTTTATGAAATAATGTGCAGTGACAGGGAAGATAAAAACGTGACGGGAATACTTGAGGAATTCATAGCGATTCTTACGGTAGTGTGTGTATTTGCACAGATTTTTTCACCTGAGCTGATAATGATGATTTTTCCGGCAAAATTTTACAATGCCATAGAATTCATGCCGGTAATACTTCCTGCTGTAGTGATTCAGGCGTTTTACTGTCTTGATTATTTTTTCCATTTTCATGAGGAAAGCTGGTATATTATTTTTCTTACACTTTTTTGTATGATTTTCAATCTGGTATTTAACTTTCTTCTGATACCAGTATTCGGAGCTTTGACAGCAGCATGGACTACACTTGTGGCATTTCTTCTGAGGGCTGTACTGGAAATGATCCTGATAAGGAAAAAGTATAATGTACGCTTTAATTATAAAAAACTCATTTTATATCTGATTATTATGGTAAATCCTGTTATTATATATCTTGGATCTGCCGATATAAGTCTTGTAAAGTTTCTGATAAAGCTGGGTTATCTGCTGGTTGTTCTGAAACTGGTAGTAAACAGAAGAGTATACAGCAAAATTCTGAATATATTAAATAAAATAAGAAGAAAATTCCAGAGATAG
- a CDS encoding glycosyltransferase family 2 protein, which produces MEYKFTVFTPTYNRAGLLTELYESLKIQTYKNFEWLIIDDGSVDNTEETVKEFQKENILKINYIKKENGGKQRAYNLAVENAGGELFICLDSDDKYIPEGLEIILRYWKEYEKRDDIAGMGYLSVYPDGKIIGKKFPEDVIISNQFDIYYKYQVSGDKGLMFRTEILKEYKFPEIDGEKFITEAVVYNRISRKYNILYINKEIEIKQYHEGGLTSGYNRLLLNNPKGSALYHNERNFFKMSFRDKILNNAVYYKFSRAAGENIRKIFLDSKAVFYLAVALPIGEYMFRRAGKDTGR; this is translated from the coding sequence ATGGAATATAAATTTACTGTTTTTACTCCGACATATAACAGGGCGGGATTATTAACAGAATTATACGAATCACTGAAAATACAGACATATAAAAATTTTGAATGGCTGATAATAGATGACGGATCTGTGGATAATACTGAGGAAACAGTTAAAGAGTTTCAAAAAGAAAATATATTGAAAATAAATTATATAAAAAAAGAAAACGGCGGAAAACAGCGAGCATATAATCTGGCTGTGGAAAATGCTGGGGGAGAGCTTTTTATCTGTCTTGATTCTGATGACAAATATATTCCCGAAGGCTTGGAAATAATACTAAGATACTGGAAAGAATATGAAAAAAGAGACGATATTGCCGGTATGGGTTATTTGTCAGTTTATCCTGACGGGAAAATAATCGGGAAAAAATTTCCTGAGGATGTAATAATATCCAATCAGTTTGATATATATTATAAATATCAAGTGTCGGGAGATAAGGGACTTATGTTTCGGACAGAAATATTGAAAGAGTATAAATTTCCTGAAATAGACGGGGAAAAATTTATAACAGAAGCTGTAGTTTATAACAGAATATCAAGAAAATACAATATTTTGTATATAAATAAAGAGATAGAGATAAAGCAGTATCATGAAGGCGGACTTACCAGCGGGTATAACAGACTTTTGTTGAATAATCCCAAAGGAAGTGCTCTCTATCACAATGAGAGAAATTTTTTTAAGATGTCATTCCGGGATAAAATATTAAATAATGCTGTTTATTATAAATTTTCAAGAGCAGCAGGGGAAAATATAAGAAAAATATTCTTAGATTCAAAAGCGGTGTTTTATCTGGCTGTAGCTTTGCCGATAGGTGAATATATGTTTCGGCGTGCCGGAAAAGATACCGGAAGGTAA
- a CDS encoding KpsF/GutQ family sugar-phosphate isomerase, which produces MMDKSLTEAKRVFEAEIEELVKVKDRLDENFSKMVDMIYESSGKVVITGIGKSGHIGKKISATLASTGTNSVFINAAEALHGDLGVIKKGDIVLAISNSGNSDEISNILPSVRRIGADIIAFTGNKISALGKEADLIINIAIDKEACPMGLAPMTSATVTLVMGDALAAALMQKRDFKPENYAVYHPGGSLGRRLLLKVKDLMHKNDELPKLTKDTHIDTVLMELTKKKMGAVCIAEDDRLIGIITEGDIRRALTHKEKFFDYTAEDVMTKNPVYVTPEIQAIEALEKMEARESQITVLPVVDNDKLVGIIRIHDLLNLR; this is translated from the coding sequence ATAATGGATAAAAGTCTTACAGAAGCAAAAAGAGTTTTTGAAGCTGAAATTGAAGAACTGGTAAAAGTAAAAGACAGACTGGATGAAAATTTTTCAAAGATGGTGGACATGATTTATGAGTCAAGCGGGAAAGTAGTAATTACCGGTATCGGCAAGTCGGGACATATAGGCAAAAAAATATCTGCTACTCTGGCTTCTACAGGAACAAATTCGGTATTTATAAATGCAGCCGAAGCACTTCACGGAGATCTCGGGGTTATTAAAAAAGGAGATATAGTATTAGCTATTTCAAACAGCGGAAATTCTGATGAAATATCTAATATACTGCCTTCTGTGAGAAGAATAGGCGCTGATATAATTGCTTTTACGGGGAATAAAATTTCCGCACTTGGAAAAGAGGCAGACCTGATAATAAATATAGCAATAGATAAAGAAGCCTGCCCGATGGGACTTGCTCCGATGACATCAGCTACGGTAACGCTGGTAATGGGAGATGCACTTGCTGCTGCATTAATGCAGAAGAGAGACTTTAAACCGGAAAATTATGCAGTATACCATCCGGGAGGAAGTCTGGGAAGAAGACTTCTTTTGAAAGTAAAAGATCTTATGCATAAGAATGACGAGCTTCCGAAGCTTACCAAAGATACTCATATAGATACAGTGCTTATGGAGCTTACAAAGAAAAAAATGGGAGCTGTGTGTATAGCAGAAGATGACAGGCTTATAGGAATTATAACAGAAGGTGACATAAGACGGGCACTGACGCATAAGGAGAAATTTTTTGATTATACAGCAGAAGATGTAATGACTAAAAATCCTGTTTATGTTACACCAGAAATACAGGCAATAGAAGCACTGGAAAAAATGGAAGCGAGAGAAAGCCAGATCACTGTACTTCCTGTAGTTGATAATGATAAACTGGTAGGAATAATAAGAATACATGATTTATTAAATTTAAGATAG
- a CDS encoding DUF305 domain-containing protein, translating to MKKMILIISALILSGNIASAAADSHNQTHTMENPTMKMNYDYLAVIPLFDVMAPVDVLTSQKFRTYSECEKFAHDIMMGDNSAYLTTDAGNIFAVYMTLHHEAAIITSSGIKDITKDPKVADLAARIIKAQSTEVQDMQELIKSDALTGNDSTSFQKSMENIMGNMMKKMKLPSGKLTPDQATQVFLENMIVHHEGAVEMAKAYLKTGKNKKLINISKNILATQPAEIKEMQNLLKNSR from the coding sequence ATGAAAAAAATGATTTTAATTATTTCTGCACTGATTCTTTCGGGTAATATAGCTTCAGCAGCTGCAGATTCGCATAACCAGACTCATACTATGGAAAATCCTACCATGAAAATGAATTATGACTATCTTGCGGTTATTCCGCTGTTTGACGTAATGGCACCGGTAGATGTGCTGACTTCTCAAAAATTCCGGACTTATTCTGAATGTGAAAAGTTTGCTCATGATATAATGATGGGTGATAACAGTGCTTATCTTACTACCGATGCCGGTAATATCTTCGCAGTTTATATGACTCTTCATCATGAAGCTGCCATTATTACCAGTTCCGGAATAAAGGATATAACTAAGGATCCCAAAGTAGCTGATCTGGCCGCCAGAATCATAAAGGCCCAGAGTACTGAAGTACAGGATATGCAGGAGCTTATAAAGTCCGATGCTCTGACAGGAAATGACAGCACATCTTTTCAAAAAAGTATGGAAAATATTATGGGAAATATGATGAAAAAAATGAAGCTTCCTTCTGGAAAACTCACCCCTGATCAGGCTACACAGGTTTTTCTGGAAAATATGATTGTACATCATGAAGGAGCTGTGGAAATGGCGAAAGCTTATCTAAAAACAGGGAAAAACAAAAAACTTATTAATATCTCAAAAAATATACTGGCTACCCAGCCCGCAGAAATCAAAGAAATGCAGAATCTTTTAAAAAACAGCAGATAA
- a CDS encoding N-acetylmuramoyl-L-alanine amidase family protein, whose product MKKVIKTAFLLMMIMVNTAMCMGNTGEKAKQNITSFFENTDSLKVTNPLISESKRTNSQGESICIDPGHQRKGNNGKEEIAPGSSITKPKVSSGTSGTATKKDEYVLTLEIGLKLKEKLESEGYNVIMTRETHDVNISNKERSVMTNKAGCSLYIRLHADGSENRNAAGISVLTSSSKNQYTQKVQASSDRFSKIILEETLKTTGAKNRGVSYRDDLTGTNWSTITNTLIEMGFMSNAEEDRKLSTPEYQNKIVNGIVNGINRYLKEK is encoded by the coding sequence ATGAAAAAAGTTATCAAAACAGCATTTTTACTGATGATGATTATGGTAAATACTGCAATGTGCATGGGGAATACAGGAGAAAAAGCAAAACAAAATATAACTTCTTTTTTTGAGAATACAGACAGTCTGAAAGTGACAAATCCTTTGATAAGTGAAAGTAAGAGAACTAACAGTCAGGGAGAAAGTATATGTATAGACCCCGGACATCAGAGAAAAGGTAATAACGGGAAGGAAGAAATAGCACCGGGTTCGAGTATTACCAAGCCGAAAGTTTCGTCGGGAACTTCCGGAACTGCAACAAAAAAAGACGAGTATGTACTTACTCTTGAAATTGGTCTGAAATTAAAAGAAAAGCTCGAATCAGAAGGATATAATGTAATAATGACAAGAGAGACACATGATGTAAATATAAGCAATAAAGAAAGATCAGTTATGACGAACAAGGCGGGATGTTCACTTTATATCAGACTGCATGCCGACGGGTCGGAAAACAGAAATGCAGCAGGAATTTCCGTACTTACATCATCATCTAAAAACCAATATACACAAAAGGTTCAGGCTTCAAGTGACAGATTTTCAAAAATAATACTGGAAGAAACATTGAAAACTACAGGGGCTAAAAACAGAGGTGTAAGCTACAGAGATGATCTTACAGGAACAAACTGGTCTACAATAACAAATACTCTGATAGAAATGGGATTTATGTCAAATGCTGAAGAGGACAGAAAATTATCAACACCTGAATATCAGAATAAAATAGTAAACGGAATAGTGAATGGAATAAACAGATATTTAAAAGAAAAATAG
- a CDS encoding DKNYY domain-containing protein, whose amino-acid sequence MKKVLVLLLSLGIFSAGYSYSCSGSAFYDISRDYVTKKDGIYYEYSYKTTQNNNGKMELIPNVTESSKVTGADAATFEKINKFLGKDKKNLYYKNKVIGKSEGFESIGAYYTYKPCTSPEDNYIIKNTDSVFINDKKLNIDPESAELLYLNTKQNTDTGFTMLNLYAQDSNGVYYYSEFAGAMQKILDKPLKQNEYKVLENTGNSVYFVSPYKVYLNGTEIKGADAKTFQIVSSSTIPLSRDKDSYYKDHTMITKAEYDKYRRSR is encoded by the coding sequence ATGAAAAAAGTACTGGTGTTATTATTAAGTCTGGGGATTTTTAGTGCGGGGTATTCGTATTCATGCTCGGGCTCTGCATTTTATGACATAAGCAGGGATTATGTCACGAAAAAGGACGGGATATATTATGAATACAGTTATAAAACAACACAAAATAATAACGGAAAAATGGAGCTTATTCCCAATGTGACTGAAAGCAGCAAAGTAACAGGAGCAGATGCGGCGACATTTGAAAAAATAAATAAATTTTTGGGAAAAGATAAGAAAAACCTTTATTATAAAAATAAGGTTATCGGAAAAAGCGAAGGCTTTGAGAGTATAGGTGCTTATTATACATATAAACCCTGTACAAGTCCTGAGGATAATTATATAATAAAAAATACTGACAGTGTTTTTATAAATGATAAAAAATTAAATATTGATCCCGAAAGTGCGGAATTGCTATATCTGAATACAAAGCAAAATACTGATACGGGCTTTACTATGCTGAATCTGTATGCACAGGACAGTAACGGTGTATATTATTATTCGGAATTTGCCGGGGCAATGCAAAAAATACTTGATAAGCCGCTTAAACAAAATGAATATAAGGTTTTGGAAAATACAGGAAATTCAGTATATTTCGTAAGTCCTTACAAAGTATATCTGAACGGGACAGAGATAAAGGGTGCAGATGCTAAAACCTTTCAGATAGTAAGCAGCAGTACAATACCGCTTTCAAGGGATAAGGACAGCTATTATAAAGATCACACCATGATTACCAAAGCCGAATATGATAAATACAGAAGATCAAGATAA
- a CDS encoding alpha/beta fold hydrolase, with translation MNIKVNGITLEYSKEGTGEPLILLHGNGEDHHIFDKLAEKLKEKFTVYAIDSRNHGKSSMTDDFSYETMAEDIFSFINALEPGGVSLVGFSDGAVISLFLALKYPDIIKKMALLGVNLKPSDFKKNCYEYVKKEYEKTKNPLFKLMLEEPNIELDRLAGINIPSLIIAGEDDIFYRKTFTDAAETMPYAELMILEGHDHDSYITGNDLLYPELSTFFSK, from the coding sequence ATGAATATAAAAGTAAACGGAATAACATTGGAATACAGTAAGGAGGGTACAGGAGAGCCGCTTATACTTCTGCACGGAAACGGTGAGGATCATCATATTTTTGATAAGCTTGCGGAAAAATTAAAAGAAAAGTTTACAGTATATGCAATAGACAGCAGAAATCACGGAAAAAGCTCTATGACAGATGATTTTTCTTATGAAACAATGGCAGAAGATATATTTTCATTTATTAATGCTTTGGAACCGGGCGGAGTATCTCTGGTAGGATTTAGTGACGGGGCTGTTATCAGTTTATTTCTGGCACTAAAATATCCGGATATAATAAAAAAAATGGCTCTGCTGGGAGTCAATCTGAAGCCGTCGGATTTTAAGAAAAATTGTTATGAGTATGTAAAGAAAGAATATGAAAAAACTAAAAATCCTTTGTTTAAGCTGATGCTGGAAGAACCAAATATAGAACTGGACAGGCTTGCCGGAATAAATATCCCGTCTTTGATAATTGCCGGAGAAGACGATATCTTTTATAGAAAAACATTTACAGATGCAGCAGAAACTATGCCTTATGCAGAACTGATGATTTTGGAGGGACATGATCATGACAGTTATATAACAGGCAATGATCTTTTATATCCGGAATTAAGTACCTTTTTCAGCAAATAA
- a CDS encoding peptide ABC transporter substrate-binding protein: MKKVYIFLLTALLGLVLSCEKAGKPADEQPPHEIKKRTSRLLIRGTEEPVSVNPNLSQTPTGIVVNSFLNEGLTKIGKDGMLVPGLAERWEVSSDGKVWTFYLRDNLKWSNGDIITANDFRFSWINVLNPSTKAEYVDFLYIIKGAEEYSRHKGKLADVGIKAVNNKTLEITLTRPAMYFPLLLAHPVFFPVSERFYLGSKEDFGTRPETITSSGPYTLREWNTGNNLLMVKNPYYWDKGNIKPEEIEIKIISDPRKAMNAFNSGEVDIVNLEQELYQEYKDDPRLQKYPNGRIFYVSFNVKDKIFENPKIRKAVELSIDKKELTDIVLEGSGQPADRLIPSIIPGFEDEENDEEDGNSEKSYGYAPNRAKKLYKEVLKELKTERLPIIKLLIKEDYADRKIADYLKTKLKENLDMDIEIVTNDKDSYVLRLCDEKPIYADPMGYLKIFKTEYKDNYGFYSNPEYDKLVDKVNIEMLNQERIKFAEEAEKILMKDMPAVFLFFQEREIMVNPRVKNIYFISFGMKYYVLEAEMTE; the protein is encoded by the coding sequence ATGAAAAAGGTTTATATTTTTTTACTAACAGCTTTATTAGGTTTGGTATTATCCTGTGAGAAGGCTGGAAAGCCGGCAGATGAACAGCCGCCTCACGAGATCAAAAAGAGAACCAGCAGACTTCTAATAAGAGGCACAGAAGAACCGGTGTCGGTAAATCCTAATTTATCGCAGACTCCGACTGGAATAGTGGTTAACTCCTTTCTAAATGAAGGACTTACTAAAATAGGAAAAGACGGAATGCTTGTCCCCGGTCTTGCAGAAAGATGGGAAGTAAGCAGTGACGGAAAAGTCTGGACATTTTATTTGAGAGATAATTTGAAATGGTCAAACGGAGATATTATTACTGCAAATGATTTCAGATTTTCATGGATAAATGTTCTGAATCCTTCCACAAAAGCAGAATATGTAGATTTTTTGTATATAATAAAGGGAGCAGAGGAATACAGCAGACATAAAGGAAAGCTGGCGGATGTGGGAATAAAGGCTGTTAATAACAAAACTCTGGAAATAACCCTTACCAGACCGGCAATGTATTTTCCGTTATTACTTGCACATCCTGTATTCTTTCCTGTCAGTGAAAGATTTTATCTGGGCTCAAAGGAAGATTTCGGAACAAGACCTGAAACTATAACATCAAGCGGGCCTTATACGCTAAGAGAATGGAATACGGGGAATAATCTGCTTATGGTAAAAAATCCATATTACTGGGATAAAGGAAATATAAAGCCTGAGGAAATAGAAATAAAAATCATTTCTGACCCTCGGAAAGCAATGAATGCATTTAATTCCGGAGAGGTAGATATAGTAAATCTGGAACAGGAGCTGTATCAGGAATATAAAGATGATCCGAGACTCCAGAAATATCCGAACGGACGTATATTTTATGTTTCATTTAATGTAAAAGACAAGATATTTGAAAATCCCAAGATAAGAAAAGCAGTAGAATTGAGCATAGATAAAAAGGAATTGACGGATATAGTGCTGGAAGGAAGCGGACAGCCTGCCGACAGATTAATACCGTCTATAATTCCGGGGTTTGAAGATGAAGAAAACGATGAAGAAGATGGAAATTCTGAAAAAAGCTACGGCTATGCTCCCAACAGAGCAAAAAAACTCTATAAAGAAGTACTTAAAGAGCTGAAAACAGAAAGACTTCCTATAATAAAGCTTTTGATAAAAGAAGATTATGCAGACAGAAAAATTGCTGACTATCTGAAAACAAAGCTTAAAGAAAATCTTGATATGGACATAGAAATAGTAACTAATGATAAAGACAGCTATGTATTAAGGCTTTGTGACGAAAAACCCATTTATGCAGATCCGATGGGATACTTGAAAATATTTAAAACAGAATACAAGGATAATTACGGATTTTACTCCAATCCGGAATATGATAAGCTGGTGGATAAAGTCAATATAGAGATGCTTAATCAGGAGAGAATAAAATTTGCCGAAGAGGCAGAAAAAATACTTATGAAAGATATGCCGGCAGTATTTTTATTTTTTCAGGAAAGAGAAATAATGGTTAATCCGAGGGTTAAAAATATATATTTCATAAGTTTTGGCATGAAATATTATGTGCTGGAAGCTGAAATGACGGAATAA
- a CDS encoding type I phosphomannose isomerase catalytic subunit gives MLYPLRFKKVFIDKIWGGDALENVLGMDIPAGRKIGESWEISAHSHGMSIVENGELAGKTLQEVLDEYKGELVGDKVYNEYKNLFPLLIKYLDVNDRLSIQVHPSDEYAMKHENELGKSESWYVIEASDDAKLILGMKDGMTKEKFVEKAKKNDFDDMFDIKPVKKGDFIDINPGTVHASLEGSILIAEIQENSDVTYRIYDFDREENGVKRELHIDKAAEVIDFGMKVNIISGNLSGAETKKRLVEKKYYTIDKIKLDNTDMEDINGESMIIYSILDGTGKIKYEKGELEIKKGESILIPVNVKVNIEGNLELLRTII, from the coding sequence TTGTTATATCCATTAAGATTTAAAAAGGTATTTATAGACAAAATATGGGGCGGAGATGCATTAGAAAATGTATTGGGAATGGATATTCCCGCCGGAAGAAAAATCGGTGAATCATGGGAGATAAGTGCACATTCGCATGGTATGAGTATAGTAGAAAATGGGGAATTAGCCGGAAAAACACTGCAGGAAGTATTGGATGAATATAAGGGAGAGCTCGTGGGAGATAAAGTATATAATGAGTATAAAAATTTATTTCCGCTTTTGATTAAGTATCTTGACGTAAACGACAGACTTTCTATACAGGTGCATCCAAGCGACGAATACGCAATGAAGCATGAAAATGAACTGGGGAAAAGCGAGTCATGGTATGTAATAGAAGCAAGCGATGATGCTAAGCTGATTCTTGGGATGAAAGACGGAATGACTAAAGAGAAATTTGTAGAAAAAGCCAAGAAAAATGATTTTGATGATATGTTTGATATAAAGCCTGTAAAAAAAGGAGACTTTATTGATATTAATCCGGGAACAGTACATGCATCACTGGAAGGAAGCATTCTTATAGCCGAAATCCAGGAAAATTCCGATGTTACTTACAGAATTTATGATTTTGACAGAGAAGAAAACGGAGTGAAAAGGGAACTGCATATTGATAAAGCGGCAGAAGTCATAGACTTTGGAATGAAGGTAAATATTATTTCGGGAAATCTTTCAGGTGCCGAAACTAAAAAGAGACTTGTAGAAAAAAAATATTACACTATAGATAAAATAAAACTGGATAATACAGACATGGAGGATATCAATGGTGAGAGCATGATAATTTACTCTATTCTGGACGGAACGGGAAAAATAAAATATGAAAAAGGAGAGCTGGAAATAAAAAAAGGAGAGTCTATTTTAATTCCGGTAAATGTAAAAGTAAATATTGAAGGAAATCTGGAGCTGCTTAGAACAATAATCTAA
- a CDS encoding TlpA family protein disulfide reductase: MKKFTVLLSVLILGVLLSVSAYSENTSASDTFSVDLQEGNTFPVFTLETLNGKKIPSSRVFDKNKKTIIVTAAEWCPDCHEELPVLEKFYRKNKNKYNFAVIFIERRSSEEKVKEYLSKEKFTFPVYFDYNSVFVEGTQVKFVPTNIFIDKNGKITSVVAETISDENEFINRLK; encoded by the coding sequence ATGAAAAAATTTACAGTTTTATTATCAGTTTTAATTTTAGGCGTTCTCTTATCAGTTTCTGCCTATAGTGAAAATACTTCTGCATCTGATACTTTCAGTGTTGATCTTCAGGAAGGAAATACATTCCCTGTTTTTACACTGGAAACACTTAATGGTAAAAAAATACCCAGCAGCAGGGTTTTTGACAAAAATAAAAAAACCATTATTGTTACTGCTGCTGAATGGTGTCCTGACTGTCATGAAGAGCTTCCTGTTCTTGAAAAATTTTACCGTAAAAATAAAAACAAATATAATTTTGCAGTGATTTTTATTGAGAGACGTTCATCAGAAGAGAAGGTAAAAGAGTATCTGAGCAAAGAAAAATTTACATTCCCTGTTTATTTTGACTATAACAGTGTTTTTGTGGAAGGAACACAGGTAAAATTTGTCCCTACTAATATTTTTATTGATAAAAACGGAAAAATCACAAGTGTTGTAGCTGAAACAATCAGTGATGAAAATGAGTTTATTAACAGGCTGAAATAA